From Oncorhynchus masou masou isolate Uvic2021 chromosome 7, UVic_Omas_1.1, whole genome shotgun sequence, one genomic window encodes:
- the LOC135543302 gene encoding adhesion G-protein coupled receptor G7-like, with the protein MKELWIMVVFATVSFTQGDLTTSSAIPTTIDITIPTTDDPLTPDSPASAPPTNDIPTTDNLTSDSPTTDMSTTDNLTTDTPTTDTPTTDTPTTEYPAATTGHPTTSYLTTTDPPAIGYINTTGLPTTGYPTSIPITSTSLPTTSTNTTTTSTNTSTNTSPTISNTTTTSNTTSNTTTSPTISNTTTTSPTISNTTSNTNTTSPTISNTTSNTNTTTTSSNTTTTSTTTSSTISNTTTSTNTTTTSTSTSPTISNTTTTSPTMSNTTTTTSSTTSNTTTCTPTTTTISTSTTATPPLVCINGGELQSGVCICPDEWTGDTCSEGNFCNSTINGDFSFPRTTVGWSAYSEELCDDNTTNAGLPKASARCLNDTGSPMFGPPHELQCELTLSDILGNISSSSGDLLQLAFSTQILTSQPERLSADSITTAAQIANTLLQSANITEDIAVAAVTTISQLLNASEESTQERDAVQNLTETLEKFSLDQYNNVSLVVQPNLAVQSVQVPSDTVGIQFTALTGRSGNFVANRINLNTNTSELIADEGGATDVQIVIKFTPVLHSKNTNYSIGFVLYQNDRFFRSKAFRASSGTSRRVISANMGQVSGLHVEMLFKPTAVPNASLYDFACVSWNYTLKDWSTFGCYKVNHSADGLQCFCNHTTNFAVLMSFRRDFKYAEVLNWITILGCSMSIIGLSLTITFQIVTRKSRKTNPTVLLVSICMCLLIFTLLFMLGVDNPHKQLGKPEIQKDNILPTSDKHTERDRGPCTAVAVLLQYFLLGTFTWNTLYATHVFLMIRNSLATSPSHFTAYTVAIGWGLPAVVVSLTLGISYRVDDPLGYRQEEFCWLAALDPKGNFDFKLPMFWGFLVPVAFMLIFNTVVLICFAVTTAKTNPHLTSTRHTSLKKKFLSSFSLAVVLGLSWILGYLLLITQNQTMYTILNISFCVLTTTQGLQIFILFTARTAIVKKMMADALKSVSSVEIPRHTKRFSLWRGKHSDNVESYTQLDPILSTH; encoded by the exons ATGAAGGAGCTATGGATTATGGTTGTCTTTGCTACAG TCTCTTTTACACAGGGGGATCTCACCACATCCTCTGCCATTCCAACCACCATTGACATAACTATCCCAACTACTGATGACCCTTTAACGCCTGACTCTCCAGCTAGTGCCCCTCCAACTAATGACATTCCAACTACTGATAATCTAACTTCTGACAGTCCAACTACCGACATGTCAACTACTGATAATCTAACTACCGACACTCCAACTACTGACACTCCAACTACCGACACTCCAACTACTGAATACCCTGCAGCTACTACTGGTCATCCAACTACTAGTTACCTAACTACTACTGATCCTCCAGCTATTGGTTACATAAACACTACTGGTCTTCCAACTACTGGTTACCCTACCTCTATCCCTATCACCAGTACCAGTCTCCCCACCACctctaccaacaccaccaccacgtcTACCAACACCTCTACCAACACCTCTCCTACCAtctctaacaccaccaccacctctaacaCCACGTCCAACACCACCACCTCTCCTACCatctccaacaccaccaccacctctcctacCATCTCTAACACCACGTCGAACACCAACACCACCTCTCCTACCATCTCTAACACCACgtccaacaccaacaccaccaccacctctagcaacactaccaccacctctaccaccacatcTAGCACCATCTCtaacaccaccacctctaccaacactaccaccacctctaccagcacctctcctaccatctcaaacaccaccaccacctctcccaccatgtctaacaccaccaccaccacctctagcACCACGTCTAACACCACCACCTgcacccctaccaccaccaccatctccacctctaccaccgCAACCCCTCCTCTGGTCTGTATCAACGGTGGTGAGCTGCAGAGTGGAGTCTGTATCTGTCCGGATGAGTGGACCGGAGACACCTGTTCAGAGG GGAATTTCTGCAATTCCACCATCAATGGTGATTTTTCCTTCCCAAGAACAACGGTTGGCTGGTCTGCTTATTCAGAAGAATTGTGTGATGATAATACAACCAATG CTGGTTTACCAAAAGCCTCAGCAAGATGTTTGAATGACACCGGCTCTCCAATGTTTGGTCCTCCTCATGAACTGCAGTGTGAATTAACCCTCAGTGACATTCTAGGAAAT ATCTCCAGCAGTTCAGGTGATTTACTACAGTTAGCCTTCAGTACTCAGATCCTGACCTCCCAACCAGAGCGGCTGTCAGCTGACAGCATCACCACAGCAGCTCAGATAGCTAACACACTGCTTCAGTCTGCAAATATCACAGAG GACATCGCAGTGGCAGCTGTAACCACCATCAGTCAGCTGCTCAATGCCAGTGAGGAGAGTACGCAGGAGAGAGACGCTGTCCAAAA CCTCACAGAGACCCTGGAGAAGTTTTCCCTGGACCAGTACAATAATGTGTCCTTGGTGGTTCAGCCCAACCTGGCAGTCCAGTCTGTCCAAGTACCAAGTGACACAGTAGGGATCCAGTTTACTGCTCTGACTG GAAGATCTGGTAATTTTGTGGCCAACAGAATTAATCTCAACACAAATACTTCTGAACTGATAGCTGATGAAGGAGGTGCGACCGATGTCCAGATTGTCATAAAATTCACACCAG TTTTACATAGTAAAAACACAAACTACTCCATTGGTTTTGTGCTCTACCAAAACGACCGGTTCTTCAGGTCCAAGGCATTCAGAGCTTCTTCAGGGACCAGCAGAAGGGTCATCTCTGCTAACATGGGACAAGTGTCTGGGTTACATGTTGAGATGCTCTTCAAGCCCACA GCTGTTCCCAACGCCTCCCTCTATGACTTTGCCTGCGTGTCATGGAACTACACGTTGAAAGACTGGAGCACCTTTGGCTGCTACAAAGTCAACCACTCAGCAGACGGCCTGCAATGTTTCTGTAATCACACCACTAACTTTGCTGTGCTGATG TCATTCAGGAGGGATTTTAAATACGCTGAAGTGCTAAACTGGATCACCATATTGGGATGTTCCATGTCCATCATAGGGTTGAGTTTAACAATAACATTCCAGATCGTGACCAG GAAATCACGCAAAACCAACCCAACGGTCCTCTTAGTGAGCATCTGCATGTGTCTCCTGAtcttcaccctcctcttcatGTTGGGAGTGGACAACCCTCATAAACAGCTGGGAAAACCTGAAATACAGAAGGACAACATTCTCCCCACGTCCGACAAACACACAGAGCGGGACAGAGGGCCTTGTACTGCAGTGGCAGTCCTGCTGCAGTACTTCCTGTTGGGGACGTTCACCTGGAACACGCTGTACGCCACACATGTCTTCCTGATGATCAGAAACAGCCTGGCCACCAGCCCATCACACTTCACAGCCTATACTGTGGCCATCGGATGGG GACTGCCTGCAGTTGTGGTGTCTCTCACCTTAGGAATTAGTTACAGAGTGGATGATCCACTGGGATACAGGCAGGAGGAATT TTGCTGGCTTGCTGCCCTCGATCCAAAGGGGAACTTTGACTTCAAGCTGCCAATGTTTTGGGGTTTCCTGGTCCCTGTGGCATTCATGCTTATCTTCAACACAGTGGTGTTGATATGTTTTGCAGTTACAACAGCCAAGACCAACCCACATTTAACCAG TACAAGACACACATCATTGAAGAAGAAGTTCCTCAGTAGCTTCTCTCTGGCTGTGGTGCTCGGTCTCTCCTGGATCCTGGGCTATCTGTTGCTCATTACACAGAACCAGACCATGTACACCATACTCAACATCTCCTTCTGTGTTCTCACCACCACTCAG GGCTTGCAGATTTTTATTCTGTTCACCGCAAGAACAGCAATTGTCAAGAAAATGATGGCAGATGCTTTGAAATCTGTCTCTAGTGTTGAGATCCCGCGTCACACCAAGAGGTTCAGTCTATGGCGAGGCAAGCACAGTGATAACGTAGAATCATACACACAGCTGGACCCTATTCTGTCAACACATTAA